The Brachypodium distachyon strain Bd21 chromosome 4, Brachypodium_distachyon_v3.0, whole genome shotgun sequence nucleotide sequence AGGCAACAACAACCGGCCAAGAGAACAAAAACAGTTTTCAGCATCTACAAATATCTGCGAACTGATCTGCTAAATTCATATCACAGACATGCTAGATAAACCAAGAATAGGGGAAACAATAACCAGTCGTAAAATGAAATTGAGCATCCCTGGAAGCCCTGTTCTCTAGCAAAAGCTTCTTGTGTTGGTCTGCAATAAACCACTTCGTGTTATCTTCACGTCCGATGCCAAGTGTCATCGACTCTAGCCTTCTTGCGTTCAATACAAAGAACGTACTAAAGCTAACTTGTGTCTTGATGCCCCGATAGTATTCCAGCACTATTGTCTTTAGACGGATGTCAAGACATCTTAACAGCTTCTGGTGTTTACGACGCCACAAATTGTTGGGGCCCCCGAACGTTGCAAGTATCTGAAAGAACAtagaaacaaacaacaaattaGCTACTGCAGAACATAAGTAGACAAAAATAGCAGTTGAATTATCAATGAAGAGTCATTACTCTGATGTATAACTTCTCCAAGCACGGAAAGCATTTCATTAGGTAAATAACTGTATCCAAACTAAGAGGGTTCATATCAACAGCTAAAATTTTGACCGTGCGCACCACCATCGTTAGGTCATGAACCTGCAATCCCTTTATTGAGCATGCAAGAAAACATTAATTAGGACATCTCCAAGTGCAGTGAGCATTTCAATTCTCCATACATGGAGATGCAAGTGCATACATGTAGGAAAGCCTTATCTACCTGAATAACCATAGAGCCAAACAAGATTTTGGTGGAGCTGTCCTGCTCCAATTTGCAGCTCAAGGCCTCCAGCTTAGGTGAACAGATTACTGATATAAGTATATCATCGCGATAACCAACCTGGAGCAACCGTCTGAGACAAGGGGCATTCTCAATGACGAGCTCCTCAAATCGGACTTCTTTATGGCCAAGGTACCATGAAGGTGAAGGTTCCACCTCGATCCTTCTAAGGCTAAGGGAGTTGATTCGGACGCAACGAAAGCCACAGCAGTCACAAATTACCAAGGAGTCAAGAGCGGGGCATCCAAGAATTATGTTGTGCAATGAGTACTCCGAGATGGCGACATAGTAAAGTTTGCGCTCCTTAAGCAAGGGGAATTTAAGCCCTTGGTCAGTGCCGTCGGGAAGCTTGCAGCTACGGATGTGGACAACCCGAAGGGTTGGAGAGAAGCGGAAGATTGATGCTAGCAGCAGGCCCCTGGCTGGCAATGGAAGCCTCGAAGAACCTAAACCGAAGAACTCGAGCTCCTGGAGGTTAATTACGGAGCGCAGCAGAACCGAGCCAGATGTCCAGATTAGCATCGTCTGCGACGCCACGGAGTAGGCCctcatctttctttctttctttttttttactctgaAGTCTAAACTCTCTTTGAACGCCCTTTTAATTTCGTTCTCAGGCAGAAATAAAAAGTAACATCATGTCACATAGGCATGCAGGTAAATCGATTATCCGTTCAGAACTACTGACAGGTACCAAACAAATTCGTTTCAGTGCACACAAATTACAGCACAATTCAAAATGCAAACACTACGGGTACTTCTTTTTTGCAATATGATCACCCCTTACAGAATTGGTCGGGAAGCGAATTATGGCAAACGAGTCAACCCCATCAGTAATTCTCTTCTTCACCGAAGACCTCTGCCTCTTGGTCCACGGGTACCTGATCCGCTTTAAAGTATTGGGATTGGCACGGCACTTTCCACAGGCCAGCCTATGATACAGGAACACTTCCTCAAGATTCACGGCTGCTTCCATCACACGCCTGACATAGCTCACCATATACTCTTCAGATTCAAAGCCAAATATGGTGAGCGTCGCCAGACTAGGATGCTTCCCACTCTACCCCCTTATTCTCGCTATATGACTGtgctctcctcttctcctcatcCGTCTCCATTTTACAGAGATGGTCCCAAACAGTCATCCATAGCTCTTTTAGGGAGGGTGCAGCTTTAAGGACAAACAATGTCCAGGTGAGATTATAACCTTCAGGAATGTCATCTAGATTCAGAAACCTTAGTTGGCAAAAAACAGATGACGGACTTTTTGTCAAGCACTCTGGCTGAACCCAAATCTTTTCGGATTTAAATCCCAATTTCAAGTCGCGCACAGAGGTACCACGAAGAAATTTACTTAACTCGATCATCTTGTGCCAACTGAGACCAACATTAGTAAGGTTTACAACCTCGAGCAATGGGGCATAGACAACCGACAGTGCATAATGGAAAGCGATCCAACCCTCAAAGGTCATCCGTGCGAGTTGTGGGAGCCAGTTCAACATGACTTTTCCAAGACGACAATCAACGATACTGAGCTCACTAAGTTGCGAGTGTTCCATTTGCAGAGTGGTCACACCCTCCGAGTCACAGTTAAGGAAACGTAGATCCTTTAGTCGCTTGCAAGTGACGAGGACATTAGAGATGTCTGATTCACCAAATCTCAAATTTTCAAGGTGTAGGCATGTGATACCAGCAAATGCATCTGGACAAGCATCGAAGAACAACATGAACTGTCGCCCATAGTCGATTAGATCACGTCCGTCGCACCCGATGGGTTCCTTCTTTGTCAAAACAATGAATCCAGCCATGCCAACCTTGTGCGTCGCCATGGCCTGGGCAACAGTATGTCCGATGGATATGGGGTCACTCTCTCttaagaagaaagtcacagacAGTTGGTGGATTATGTTTCGGGTCGAATCCCTGCGTTCCAGCATGCTCTTGGTGGCCTCGATCGCAGCTGCATTAGTCCGAGCGAATTCATCTTCGCGGAAATCAGATACACCGGGAGGCCGGAAGTCCCAGACATTTATTACAAGTCGAGAAAGCATCGCAGGTAGCTGACTCCACCGTGTGGAGAGGACGCCAGTTCTGGCTGCATCGCGGACATCGAGTCGGTCAAGAACAGTGAGCAGAATGTCATCAGGCAAGTTGCTGAGCATATCATCTACTAGGGGCTTTGATTCCACCTCGGAGACTGAAGATTAGTCGGATTCGATCTCCTTTGGGTAATCTAAATAAACAGAAAGGGGGCAAATTCGGAGTCCCAGGTGGGTGGACAAGATGCGCGAGACAGCGGCGACGCGGGCTTCGGTGTCGAGCTTGCTGACAGCACCGAGCTTGGGAGGGAGATTAGGAGAGGGTGGACACGGGCCGAGCTTGCTGACAgcaccggcagcagcagctgttcTAAGCTTCCAAGCAGTAGCATAGGCCAGCGGCAACAGCAGAAGAAGCCAGCAGGGCAGCAGGAGCTCTTCTCCAGcagctgcaggctgcagcgaCGACGGGCGGCCGGCAAAGCTTCGAGGCAGGGCACTAGCTATGGCGGCCACTTAGGAGAGCCAGAGGGAGGCGTCGGCGCCTCAGTTCAGGgtggggggcggcggcggggtcggggGCTCGCTCGGAAGAAGGGGATCGGTTATtggtgtgtgtgtttttttagCAGAAGGATCTGTTATTGGAGAACCGATAAAGAAATTCGACGGTCGGAGTCCTGGGCCTGGGCTCGAGTCAAAGAGGCCGATCTTGACTCTCGGCCCGACATCTAAACGAGCTCTGCAGGCCGGCTCGGATCGAGCCTTTTTTGCATTGCGGGCCGAGCACGAGCTGTGCCGAGCCACCAAAAGCTCGGCCCGGACGCCCAGGCCAGGGGTCGCCGGAGCAGAATGCATGCTCGTCCGTTTCCATAACAAGGGAAGCGGTATTCTATGCTCCTACTCAGTATTTTCAATTTATAATATATTATaataatatattaaattggaatcggtggtgatgggtggACGGCGTCGGTCGGTGTTGGTcggttaacttcgttaaaattacaatcaatatgccactgtcccttattttttttccctcccgccttattcacgatttcagtagtagaaattctacggtttagatttaccgaaagttatcgtacggtccaaatttgtcacaacataatacgaacagtcgtaaaataaatcaatctccttagcatgaaatccaaatcttcgtatccatctcagtatggaaatcaatccaaacccaaacaaaaaatttcgGTATCAATCttagtatggaaatcaatccaatcgaaaaatcaatgtccagacttcgcctccaccggctcgtgcttgatacactttccgttgttccATAGCATCGCACGGGTTTTTTTACTAGTTTTCAATTAATTAGCAAAAAACCTGAAACCCCAACACGTCACACCAAGGTCCGGGATCGCCGACATGCACCACTCGCATGCGAGCCACAACGCCGCATGGCCCGTGCACTCTGCATCTAGCTACACAAGATGATCGCTCACGGATGCAATTTTTCAGGACCGCTGTCCCGAAATCCACTACTCGCAAGTGAGCCACGACACCGCACGACCCGAACACTTTGCAGCCCTGGCTAGCTGCACAAGATGATCGCTCGCAGAGGACGGCTGTTGCGCCAATTTTCGGTACCGCCGTCCCGACATGCCAGGTAGACCATATTTGAATGCTGCTATGGATTGGTTGTCTGCATACCAGGATGCCCGTGCGGATTCTTTTAGGATGATAGTTTGAACTTGCTGCGGTGTGTACAACAGATCATTAATCACTAGATCACCGTCATGcctttaattattatttttataacGAGATGGGTGCTGGTAACTTGTACTCCCCCTCCCAGTTCTTTTCTGAAAAATTCTGTTGAATTTTCACTTTCTGTGACATGTGACTTCGACAACTTTTCCCCACAAAATAGGATAGAATTTGTTGACCACAGGGTTTTTGAACACCATTTGAAAAGGAACAGAGTACTGGAAAACCAAGTACTATAAACAGAATTTTGATTGTCCAGACATGCTGCGAGTATTGTTTTGACAAAATATACATCAAGCTCAATTTCAAAACTCACAACTTCAGAATCAGTATAATCAAATCGCTGTTTTAATGTGTCCATTCTCCCAGGCAATGCCGGCCTATCAATCATACATGAGACACCTTGCTACCCAAGGACAGCGGACAACAAGGACTTACCATGAAATCACCAGTCACAACCTTGATGAAACTCTTTCTACAGTCACCCTTTTGGTAACAATTATGGTAGATATATGATGCACTCATTGCATCGTGTGATAGATTTGCTCATCTTGTGACCCCACCTGCCATGTCAATTGAGAGCAAGTTGTTAGAGAAACTTTAGCAGATATATTAGGTAAGAACCAATAAGGACTTTTTGTGCAAGCTTCCAAGAAATGTAAATATCAAGTGAGTTGTATGACCTTTCATGGCAAGAGCTTAATTGCATTGCATTTGGGATAAACAGAAAGACAATAGCAGATTTTGCATAGCGTTTCATGTTTCAGCACTCTTTGATTTATCAAATGAGCTTCATAATGAAAACTTCCAGATGTAAACGAGCTTCATAATGAAAATTCCACAAGGTCATAGATCATATCCCGGAAACTGCATTTGGCTACGAAAATAATATTTCTAAGTTTCAAACCAACTAAAACATAGATGTATAGTACATACCTGTACATTTTCATCAAAACATGCGTTGATGTGTGACctgtgcaaaaaaaatcacaaatcTGTAGATTTCAAATAGATCTACACTTTACTATTCTAGATTTTCAGATTTATAATTTTTGCACAGAGCACAAATCAGTGTATTTCTTGATGAAAATGTACATGTGCGTAGTATACATCTATGTTTACACTGGAAAAAAAGttcagaattttttgaaacttagAAATATGATTTTcgtttttttaaaataaaggGCACCCAAAACACCAGGTCTGTCATATCCTCCAACTGTGTCCACTATGATTTTTAGAATTTTGAACGCTTGTAAACAAAGTTCCCATTGATTTACGCCGAAGTGGTGGATACCTTATATAAACTcacaaaattacaaatataATTTGAGCATAGGTAAAAGCACTTGGGAGTACTTCATGCTAGTGTGAGCAAGAACCACCGAAAGAGGTAAATAAGAGCAGCTAATGGAACCTTCAAACGggatggattttttttttcgtttctgGATGGAGAGAGATATAATGTCGTTTGAGAACGGGAAACACTAGCAAAATTATGTATTTGAGAACggaaaaaactaaaaaggaaaatcGAAACGGAGAAAAAACCCTATTTTCAAATACTACCTATTATGAGGCCAACCAAAAATCTCCAAAtacccttcttcctcatcctctcctcttcttcctccgccgccatcgtgATCACAATGGTCAGAGAATTCATTTCTCGCGGCAGACGTTAGTACTGGGGGATCAATGTGGAGAGAAAATCCAAATCTCAGCCCCGGCGAATGGATGCTCGAGAAATcaaaaattgaagaagaagaagacgatgaaAGGGGTTTGATCCAGAGCAACAAATaaagcggcagcggcggcaatCGAAAGCTTTGCTGCGACCGATCGAAGCTCTAGCGGAGGCGCAGAACCGAGCACCGGCCCCGTTCTCTCtccacggggagaccctgCAGAAGCCGCCGCCCTTCCCCATTGGCCCCGCTCCACAGCGCCAGCGCgttgggaagaagaagaaaagagaggggAGGTGAAGAATTTatccagaaaagaaaacaaaatacgagCAGATGCAAAGATTTTATCCAGATTTGGGGCATTTGTATTTAGGATTTAAAGCCCCTACTTCTCTTGTCACAACGCATATATTCAGAAATATCCAATGGTATGATCTACGGATCTAGAAAATGGAGTAGCAAGACAAACGAGGATACATTATTTTCGAGGGTTTTTTTTAGGATTGATGGGAGGAAAACTTTGTATAAACTTGGATGATTGCATGCCATTGCTTTATGTAAAGATCTAGAAAGTTATATTTTGggaggagaaaacaaattaTGTTACCTTCCTGACTTTCTCAAAGTTTCTCAAAGCTCGGATGAACCAATTGCTTGGATAGAGATATGGTGTCAACAGTAGGATGTCTATGCTCAAGTTAAGGGTATTAATATAGAAACCACTTTACATGTAAAGGTCATGTCAAGTGGCTAGCTTTATTAGTCCTAGAAAATTAGGGTAATCTtaacttttgaaaaaaaagtgttGAAGTCAGTATCCACGGGAGTCACACTCAGTCTAATTGAGAAATGTGTGCAATAAATGAGAATAGTGACAAAGTGAAGAAAGTCAAAGAAGACTGTCGATCCTTTGAAATTATATGATCATGAATTTTTAATGATATATTCAATGAAATTTCGGTGACATGTCAATAAATACTAAATATGTATCAATGAAATATGTTTAGGATTTTAATGGTGATGAAATTTCAATGATATAATGACAGTTCAACAATATATAATGAAAATAATGATATGTTTATGGTGCATCTATGAAATTTCAATGATGTATCAGTCAGATATGTTTTAAAATCAGATTGGTATGGAACAAAATCAATGAGATATCAAATCTCATAGCCTTATTTCGGATCTAAGAATttagaagaaaacaaatcaagaGAATTATTCGGATCTGTGTGCAAACAAGCAGGAGCCAGGAGGTGCCGAGGTGCAAGGGCAACTACGCTCGATCGATTCGATGGCAGatcacgcacgcacgcacgcacgcaccatCTAGATGATTTGATTCAAATGTTTGAAGTTAGTTGGATAAGCAAGGATGCAGTAGAAAACATGCAAAATATAAGGAGCCACAAGTGTGGATTGTGGATCAATGGACCGGCTATCAGGCTCATCCACAAGcatgtacatattttttttttcgaaaacgAGGAAGACCCTCGGCCTATGCATCAATGGATGCATCGTTAGCATGGTACGAAGATTTTCAACTCAAATAAAAGCAAGGATATAACAAATCATCGACATATAGCCTACGTTCGGCACGCCACCCAAACTGACCTAAGAACTCTCGTGCGACGTTCGACACGCCACCCAAACCGACCTAAGAACTCCCGTGCGAGTCGATCTAGACTCCTTGACCCCTGACTACCCGAGGCGAGCCTGCACCTGCACGATTCTCTCGCACGTCTTCTGAAACTCGAACACTGCCACCAAAGAGGAAGTCCACTCGATGCGAATGCGCAGACCGGCACAGCTGCCATAGCAGATAAAAGCAAGGGTACATATGAA carries:
- the LOC100840874 gene encoding uncharacterized protein LOC100840874 isoform X3, whose translation is MRAYSVASQTMLIWTSGSVLLRSVINLQELEFFGLGSSRLPLPARGLLLASIFRFSPTLRVVHIRSCKLPDGTDQGLKFPLLKERKLYYVAISEYSLHNIILGCPALDSLVICDCCGFRCVRINSLSLRRIEVEPSPSWYLGHKEVRFEELVIENAPCLRRLLQVGYRDDILISVICSPKLEALSCKLEQDSSTKILFGSMVIQGLQVHDLTMVVRTVKILAVDMNPLSLDTVIYLMKCFPCLEKLYIRILATFGGPNNLWRRKHQKLLRCLDIRLKTIVLEYYRGIKTQVSFNQHKKLLLENRASRDAQFHFTTGYCFPYSWFI
- the LOC100840874 gene encoding uncharacterized protein LOC100840874 isoform X2, which translates into the protein MRAYSVASQTMLIWTSGSVLLRSVINLQELEFFGLGSSRLPLPARGLLLASIFRFSPTLRVVHIRSCKLPDGTDQGLKFPLLKERKLYYVAISEYSLHNIILGCPALDSLVICDCCGFRCVRINSLSLRRIEVEPSPSWYLGHKEVRFEELVIENAPCLRRLLQVGYRDDILISVICSPKLEALSCKLEQDSSTKILFGSMVIQVHDLTMVVRTVKILAVDMNPLSLDTVIYLMKCFPCLEKLYIRILATFGGPNNLWRRKHQKLLRCLDIRLKTIVLEYYRGIKTQVSFSTFFVLNARRLESMTLGIGREDNTKWFIADQHKKLLLENRASRDAQFHFTTGYCFPYSWFI
- the LOC100840874 gene encoding uncharacterized protein LOC100840874 isoform X1; amino-acid sequence: MRAYSVASQTMLIWTSGSVLLRSVINLQELEFFGLGSSRLPLPARGLLLASIFRFSPTLRVVHIRSCKLPDGTDQGLKFPLLKERKLYYVAISEYSLHNIILGCPALDSLVICDCCGFRCVRINSLSLRRIEVEPSPSWYLGHKEVRFEELVIENAPCLRRLLQVGYRDDILISVICSPKLEALSCKLEQDSSTKILFGSMVIQGLQVHDLTMVVRTVKILAVDMNPLSLDTVIYLMKCFPCLEKLYIRILATFGGPNNLWRRKHQKLLRCLDIRLKTIVLEYYRGIKTQVSFSTFFVLNARRLESMTLGIGREDNTKWFIADQHKKLLLENRASRDAQFHFTTGYCFPYSWFI